The following proteins come from a genomic window of Candidatus Francisella endociliophora:
- a CDS encoding serine hydrolase, whose protein sequence is MIKKIVLITSLSLGIVFGASQTEDSIFKNVDTIIQNDVDNGFGGAVLAVIKDGEVIKESAYGYRDRFKSDCITRPDYTIPNSCYLEMAQRAPMTVNTKFDLASLTKIYSTVFSMMHLVYQGKLDLNKPVADYIQDYPYKDITVKQVAEHTAGFGPEVNFYNRNDVMYNGKTVEENGFYSQDRATTLDFITGRNDSDNNPNYLVVPREYEPGTKNIYSDTDFMLLGTIIEHITGKSQDKYVKEEIYKPLGIQLTYKPLENGVDINQIAQTAIGNWDASYSEVYEKYLRIEFYDNMRLNPIRGHSQDEKLFYSMGEVSGHAGLFGSVEDLEPLVKLLLNGGSYNGVTLFDQKTLDLFTTPVATNDTYGIGWRLAGDDGKMAWMMGDYASDKAFGHTGFTGMVTVIDPKKNFAVILLTDKLQSQQLSKGSFKSSQDYKTPNYGSIMTPIEEDIEKYLN, encoded by the coding sequence ATGATTAAGAAAATAGTATTAATTACATCATTATCATTAGGTATTGTTTTTGGTGCATCACAAACAGAGGATAGTATTTTTAAAAATGTTGATACTATTATACAAAATGATGTTGATAATGGTTTTGGTGGAGCTGTTTTGGCAGTAATTAAAGATGGCGAAGTTATTAAAGAATCAGCTTATGGCTATCGTGATAGGTTTAAATCTGATTGTATAACAAGACCGGATTATACTATTCCAAATAGTTGTTATTTAGAAATGGCACAAAGAGCGCCTATGACAGTAAATACAAAATTTGATTTAGCTTCTTTGACAAAAATTTATTCAACTGTATTTTCTATGATGCATTTGGTATACCAAGGCAAACTTGATCTTAATAAGCCCGTAGCAGACTATATACAAGACTACCCATACAAAGATATCACAGTAAAACAGGTAGCAGAACACACAGCAGGTTTTGGCCCTGAAGTAAACTTCTATAATAGAAATGATGTTATGTACAACGGCAAGACAGTAGAAGAAAATGGTTTTTATTCTCAAGATAGAGCAACGACTTTAGATTTTATAACAGGTCGAAATGATAGTGACAATAATCCAAATTATCTTGTGGTGCCTAGAGAGTATGAGCCTGGTACAAAAAATATTTACAGTGATACTGATTTTATGTTACTTGGAACTATTATTGAGCATATTACTGGTAAATCACAAGATAAGTATGTAAAAGAGGAGATTTATAAACCTTTAGGAATACAACTTACATATAAGCCTCTTGAAAATGGTGTGGATATTAATCAAATTGCACAAACTGCTATTGGTAACTGGGATGCATCATATAGCGAGGTTTATGAAAAATACTTGAGAATAGAGTTTTATGATAATATGCGTCTTAATCCTATTCGAGGACATTCTCAAGATGAAAAGCTTTTCTATAGTATGGGTGAGGTATCTGGGCATGCTGGATTATTTGGTAGCGTTGAAGATTTAGAGCCATTAGTTAAGCTACTTTTAAATGGAGGTAGTTATAATGGAGTGACTCTATTTGATCAAAAGACTTTAGATCTATTTACAACTCCTGTTGCAACAAATGATACTTATGGAATAGGTTGGAGGCTAGCTGGAGATGATGGAAAAATGGCTTGGATGATGGGTGACTATGCTAGTGATAAAGCATTTGGACACACTGGTTTTACAGGAATGGTAACAGTTATTGATCCTAAAAAGAATTTTGCAGTTATTTTGCTAACAGATAAGCTTCAGAGTCAACAATTATCTAAAGGGAGCTTTAAATCTAGTCAAGATTATAAAACTCCAAATTATGGCTCTATAATGACACCTATTGAAGAAGATATTGAAAAATATTTAAATTGA
- a CDS encoding SDR family NAD(P)-dependent oxidoreductase: MSQQTILITGCSHGGIGYATAKYLKDQGHRVFASARQQKDVEALITEGFETYQIDVNNYAQVDKALQDILTKTNGTLDIVFNNAGFGQAGAIEDVDTKYLRDEFETNFFALHNLTSQAIKIMRKQGYGKIIQHSSVFGLVYSKYRGPYIASKYAVEGLTDTLRLELTGTNIHISTLNTGPITSKFRENMVKTAKNIDIQSSHHKDEYEKMLKWQHKKIPFNEPAISVAKVVEKIISSKQPKARYHITKATWIFVILKRILPTNLLDKVLLKL; the protein is encoded by the coding sequence ATGTCTCAGCAAACAATACTAATAACAGGATGCTCCCATGGCGGCATTGGCTACGCTACTGCAAAATATCTTAAAGATCAAGGACATAGAGTTTTTGCTTCTGCAAGGCAACAAAAAGATGTTGAGGCTCTAATTACTGAAGGTTTTGAGACATACCAGATTGATGTAAATAATTATGCACAAGTAGATAAAGCACTACAAGATATTTTAACGAAAACTAATGGAACTTTAGATATAGTATTTAATAATGCAGGATTTGGTCAAGCTGGTGCAATAGAAGATGTTGATACAAAATATTTAAGAGATGAATTTGAAACAAACTTTTTTGCTCTTCATAATCTGACCAGTCAAGCTATAAAAATAATGCGTAAACAAGGTTATGGAAAAATTATTCAACATAGTTCCGTATTTGGTCTAGTATACTCAAAATATCGCGGGCCATATATTGCCAGTAAATATGCTGTTGAAGGTTTAACTGATACACTACGTCTTGAATTAACTGGGACAAATATACATATAAGCACTCTAAATACAGGACCAATAACTAGCAAGTTTAGAGAAAATATGGTCAAAACAGCAAAAAATATTGATATACAAAGCTCTCATCATAAAGATGAATATGAAAAAATGCTAAAATGGCAACATAAAAAAATTCCTTTTAACGAGCCTGCAATATCAGTAGCAAAAGTTGTTGAGAAAATAATAAGTAGCAAACAACCAAAAGCACGTTATCATATTACAAAGGCTACATGGATTTTTGTAATCTTAAAAAGAATCTTACCGACTAATCTATTAGATAAAGTATTACTAAAATTATAA
- a CDS encoding DUF2062 domain-containing protein, producing MNYSRARKLVKLKKRLGQTRSLRIVEAKLLQKQLWKFGYKSVARGLMIGLFWMMIPMPFQMVPTVIMCIYLRANIPLAIACVWISNPITWLPLYFANYLFGSFILGLNINIIEWKAYATYVMNNIWQFWQPLYLGSFVGGLILSSLAFVLVYIVRFLRMQIKKNKKISSF from the coding sequence ATGAATTATAGTAGAGCCCGTAAGTTAGTCAAACTCAAAAAGAGGCTTGGTCAAACAAGAAGTCTTAGAATTGTAGAAGCAAAATTGTTGCAAAAACAATTATGGAAGTTTGGTTATAAATCTGTTGCACGAGGATTGATGATTGGACTATTCTGGATGATGATACCGATGCCTTTCCAGATGGTACCTACTGTAATCATGTGTATATATCTTAGGGCCAATATACCGTTAGCTATAGCTTGTGTTTGGATTAGTAATCCTATTACGTGGCTACCTTTATATTTTGCTAATTATCTTTTTGGTAGCTTTATATTAGGCCTAAATATAAATATTATTGAATGGAAAGCATATGCTACTTATGTCATGAATAATATTTGGCAATTCTGGCAGCCACTATATTTAGGTAGCTTTGTGGGAGGGTTGATACTAAGTTCATTAGCTTTTGTTTTAGTTTATATAGTGAGGTTTTTGAGAATGCAAATAAAGAAAAATAAAAAAATTAGCTCTTTTTGA
- a CDS encoding FTL_1293 family small RNA FtrC-regulated protein: MRIPVQKEIAMKRAIFNAIKNGQSAAKLADGFGVSKSTIYKYRRALRDQGFVKKNENDVYVVTQSKFLEDISSKPSKNITKENTSIGNPEKQTPSIDTPDMATTNTQTHNTEEKIQEKLREIRMTRVAAQQAEENTGLFKKFFNKFKKS, encoded by the coding sequence ATGAGAATCCCAGTACAAAAAGAAATTGCTATGAAAAGAGCCATATTTAATGCTATTAAAAATGGTCAAAGTGCTGCTAAATTAGCAGATGGTTTTGGAGTTTCTAAAAGCACTATTTATAAATACCGCAGAGCCTTAAGAGATCAAGGCTTTGTCAAAAAAAATGAAAATGATGTCTATGTTGTAACTCAAAGTAAGTTCTTAGAAGATATATCAAGTAAACCTTCTAAAAATATAACAAAAGAAAATACTTCAATAGGTAATCCTGAAAAGCAAACTCCGAGTATTGATACCCCTGATATGGCTACAACTAATACACAAACACACAATACCGAAGAAAAAATTCAGGAGAAGCTTCGAGAAATAAGGATGACAAGAGTTGCTGCTCAACAAGCTGAAGAAAATACAGGGCTTTTCAAAAAGTTTTTTAACAAATTCAAAAAGAGCTAA
- a CDS encoding NAD(P)/FAD-dependent oxidoreductase — MTQTNKYDVIIIGAGAAGLMCAIEAAKRGRNTLVLDHANKVGKKILMSGGGRCNFTNYNVAPDRYLADNQHFMKSALSRYTQWDFIGLVSDYNIPYHEKTLGQLFCDNKAKDIVNMLLSECDKYGAKIQLYTAIDKIYKKENSFYLHSKDHTYSCESLVIATGGLSIPTMGATGFGYKIAKQFDLKVNSQRAGLVPFIFNQKDQKRFSQLKGISVFCNVSNNKVSFDENILFTHKGLSGPAILQISSYWNTGENIQINLSPNKNISDFLSLKKEQRSKTTLKNTLSELLPKNLVAAFFEQDILEQRICDLHNDKITAIHDKIHQWKIYPQTNEGYKTAEVTLGGVSCDELSSKTLESNKVAGLYFVGEVIDVTGWLGGYNFQWAWASGWASGQVV; from the coding sequence ATGACTCAAACAAATAAATATGATGTCATAATAATTGGAGCTGGTGCTGCTGGACTTATGTGTGCTATAGAAGCTGCAAAAAGAGGCCGTAATACTCTAGTACTAGATCATGCAAACAAAGTGGGCAAAAAGATCCTAATGTCAGGAGGTGGTCGCTGTAACTTCACAAATTATAATGTCGCCCCTGATAGATATTTAGCAGACAATCAACATTTTATGAAATCTGCCCTATCTCGCTATACTCAATGGGACTTCATTGGCTTAGTTAGTGATTATAATATCCCATATCATGAAAAAACATTAGGCCAACTTTTCTGCGATAACAAAGCGAAAGATATCGTAAATATGCTTTTATCAGAATGTGATAAGTATGGTGCTAAAATACAACTTTATACAGCTATTGACAAAATTTACAAAAAAGAAAATAGCTTTTATTTACACTCAAAAGATCATACATATAGTTGTGAATCTCTAGTTATCGCAACAGGAGGTCTATCAATTCCAACGATGGGCGCTACAGGGTTTGGTTATAAAATCGCAAAACAGTTTGACTTAAAAGTTAATTCTCAAAGAGCTGGATTAGTACCCTTCATTTTTAATCAAAAAGATCAAAAAAGATTTAGTCAACTAAAAGGTATTTCTGTTTTTTGTAACGTTTCAAACAATAAAGTCAGCTTTGATGAAAATATACTTTTCACACATAAAGGACTTAGTGGACCTGCTATTCTACAGATATCTTCATATTGGAATACTGGAGAAAACATCCAAATCAATTTATCTCCTAATAAAAATATTTCTGACTTTTTAAGCTTAAAAAAAGAGCAAAGGTCAAAAACTACACTTAAGAACACTCTATCTGAGCTACTTCCAAAAAATCTGGTGGCCGCATTTTTTGAGCAAGATATTCTTGAGCAAAGAATATGTGATTTACATAATGACAAAATTACTGCTATCCACGATAAAATACATCAATGGAAAATTTACCCACAAACAAATGAAGGCTATAAAACTGCAGAAGTTACACTTGGCGGTGTAAGTTGTGATGAACTTTCATCAAAGACCCTAGAGTCCAACAAAGTTGCTGGACTTTATTTTGTGGGTGAAGTGATTGATGTCACAGGTTGGCTAGGAGGCTATAATTTCCAATGGGCATGGGCTTCAGGGTGGGCTTCAGGACAAGTTGTATAA
- a CDS encoding pirin family protein, protein MIKHILSPNIKHLDKITVNRILPSSKQQMVGPWIFMDHFGPATLDSSIALDIRPHPHINLATVSYLLEGKITHRDSLGNIQTTKPNEIGLMVAGKGITHSEREPKESRNQARILHGLQLWLALPLEFEEVEPEFLHYSESTLPTFKYNNAQIKLLIGKAWEHESPVKTFCDTLLAHIELQKNCSLDIPIKEQVGIYVLSGELEISDQKISKSQLAILENTTNIKALCNSEFIILGGDKLGKRFIKWNFVSSKETRINQAIKDWQEDKFDKVIDDEDEFIPYPTR, encoded by the coding sequence ATGATTAAACATATCCTCAGCCCAAATATAAAGCATCTAGATAAAATAACGGTCAACAGAATATTACCATCCTCGAAACAGCAGATGGTTGGACCTTGGATATTTATGGACCATTTTGGCCCTGCTACTTTAGATAGCTCTATCGCTCTTGATATACGCCCTCACCCACATATCAACCTTGCAACAGTATCTTATCTACTAGAAGGAAAAATTACCCATAGAGATTCTCTGGGAAACATCCAGACAACAAAACCTAATGAAATAGGATTAATGGTAGCAGGCAAAGGTATTACTCATTCAGAAAGAGAACCCAAAGAGAGTCGTAATCAAGCAAGAATATTACATGGACTACAACTGTGGCTAGCTCTTCCTTTAGAATTTGAAGAGGTTGAACCAGAGTTTTTACATTATTCAGAATCAACTCTACCGACATTCAAATATAATAACGCTCAAATAAAACTACTTATAGGTAAAGCATGGGAACATGAATCTCCTGTAAAAACCTTCTGTGATACACTTTTAGCTCATATAGAACTACAAAAAAATTGCTCTTTAGATATTCCTATTAAGGAGCAAGTAGGTATTTATGTTTTATCTGGAGAACTCGAAATATCCGATCAAAAAATTTCAAAATCTCAATTAGCTATTTTAGAAAATACTACTAATATTAAAGCACTTTGTAATAGTGAATTTATAATTCTAGGTGGTGATAAACTAGGTAAAAGATTTATAAAATGGAATTTTGTTTCCAGTAAAGAAACCAGAATAAATCAAGCGATAAAAGACTGGCAAGAAGATAAATTCGATAAAGTTATAGATGATGAGGATGAATTTATACCCTATCCAACAAGATAG
- a CDS encoding MFS transporter, with protein MSTFQDINKNTSFHYKIRLFILLSFPILMGMTIDLFAPSLPGISSSLHISASVSKMVISLYLVGYALGNFIIGVMTDALGRKTLLRACCIGFVVSSILPTVIPNEYVLLTARFGQGFLMGAIGVVNRGIFSDTLPPEKLLKLGPTMGFLWGLGPIVGPILGGFLQELFGWKSGFYFFSIIVAILTILVFKYIPETIEKKTKPNAIKIKNDLIEVLSNKEFISLSIVMGVAYSLIISFNTLGPFLIQDIMGYSAAYFGKLAIFLGFAFLPAPIISRRLVDLFSVGKIFFSVIHLFSLLIAVFFIISFAIPNSISLLIITTMFVYFTCGSIFPLSMGRGISMFRHISGTAAAIMYFINMSITSLVSFIQSYLHAHTIIDIISIYLVLMFIIISLYWYKLKDL; from the coding sequence ATGTCTACTTTTCAAGATATTAATAAAAATACATCTTTCCACTACAAAATAAGACTGTTTATCCTGCTATCATTTCCTATTTTGATGGGTATGACTATTGACTTATTTGCTCCATCACTACCTGGGATTAGCTCATCATTACATATTTCAGCATCTGTATCAAAAATGGTTATCTCGCTATACTTAGTTGGATATGCGTTAGGTAATTTTATAATTGGTGTAATGACAGATGCGCTTGGACGTAAAACATTATTAAGAGCCTGTTGTATAGGATTTGTAGTTTCTAGTATATTACCAACAGTTATACCTAATGAATATGTACTATTAACTGCAAGATTTGGACAGGGTTTCCTTATGGGAGCTATTGGTGTTGTTAATAGAGGTATATTCTCAGATACTCTGCCTCCTGAGAAACTTTTAAAACTAGGTCCAACGATGGGATTTCTATGGGGATTAGGACCAATAGTAGGTCCTATTCTTGGAGGTTTTTTACAAGAACTATTTGGCTGGAAATCCGGCTTTTACTTTTTTAGCATTATCGTTGCTATTTTAACGATTTTAGTATTTAAATATATTCCAGAAACTATTGAAAAAAAGACAAAACCAAATGCTATAAAAATAAAAAATGATCTCATAGAGGTTTTATCAAATAAAGAATTTATATCTCTAAGTATAGTTATGGGAGTTGCATATTCACTTATTATAAGCTTTAACACATTAGGACCATTTCTTATACAAGATATTATGGGATATTCAGCAGCTTATTTTGGAAAACTCGCAATATTTTTAGGTTTTGCATTTTTACCAGCTCCAATTATTAGTCGCAGATTAGTAGATCTTTTTTCTGTTGGTAAGATATTTTTTAGCGTTATTCACTTATTTAGTTTATTAATCGCTGTGTTTTTTATAATCAGTTTTGCTATACCAAACAGTATTAGTTTGTTAATTATTACAACAATGTTTGTATATTTTACATGCGGCTCAATATTTCCCCTCTCAATGGGAAGAGGTATATCAATGTTTCGCCACATCTCTGGTACCGCTGCTGCAATTATGTATTTTATAAATATGTCAATCACAAGCTTAGTATCTTTTATTCAAAGTTATTTGCATGCACATACTATCATAGACATCATTAGCATCTATTTAGTCTTAATGTTTATAATCATTAGTCTATATTGGTATAAACTAAAAGATCTTTAA
- the gdhA gene encoding NADP-specific glutamate dehydrogenase codes for MNAQKYIDSVIADVEKRDGHEKEFIQAVKEVFSTLKPALEQNPKYIEENILARMVEPERGISFRVPWTDRNGNIQVNRGYRYQFNGAIGPFKGGIRFHPSVYSGIIKFLGFEQVFKNSLTTLPMGGGKGGADFDPKGKTDQEIMNFCQSFMMELQRHIGPDIDVPAGDIGVGGREIGYMYGQYRRIRACFENGVLTGKSLESGGSLIRPEATGYGAVFFLDEMLKHDGETMEGKTVIASGYGNVAWGVCKKVTQLGGKVVTISGSKGFVHDPEGINTEEKIEYLLKIRAGEKTMQDYAKDFGATWHPGEKPWGVKADIAIPGATQNEIHEEEAKQLIDNGVKYVVEASNMPVTNEAIALLQSKKINLAPGKASNAGGVACSGLEMAQNSTRLAWTAEEVESRLREIMANIFQACVNASSKYGYDYNLVAGANLAGFEKVAEAMIQQGRY; via the coding sequence ATGAATGCTCAAAAGTATATTGATAGTGTAATCGCTGATGTAGAAAAAAGAGATGGACATGAGAAAGAGTTCATCCAAGCAGTAAAAGAAGTTTTTTCTACTCTTAAGCCAGCCTTAGAGCAAAATCCTAAATATATTGAAGAAAATATTTTAGCTCGTATGGTAGAGCCTGAAAGAGGAATCTCTTTTAGAGTACCATGGACAGATAGAAATGGTAATATTCAAGTAAATAGAGGCTACAGATATCAATTCAACGGCGCTATTGGACCTTTCAAAGGTGGTATTCGATTCCATCCAAGCGTATACTCTGGAATTATCAAATTCCTTGGTTTTGAGCAAGTTTTCAAAAACAGCTTAACTACACTTCCTATGGGTGGTGGTAAAGGTGGTGCTGACTTTGATCCTAAAGGAAAAACAGATCAAGAAATCATGAACTTCTGCCAAAGCTTTATGATGGAACTACAACGTCACATTGGTCCAGATATCGATGTACCAGCTGGTGATATCGGTGTAGGTGGCAGAGAGATCGGCTATATGTACGGTCAATACAGAAGAATTAGAGCATGTTTTGAAAATGGTGTGCTAACTGGTAAGTCACTAGAATCAGGTGGAAGCTTAATTCGTCCAGAAGCTACTGGTTATGGTGCTGTATTCTTCTTAGATGAAATGCTTAAGCATGATGGTGAAACTATGGAAGGTAAAACTGTAATCGCGTCTGGTTATGGTAACGTTGCATGGGGTGTATGTAAAAAAGTAACTCAACTTGGTGGTAAAGTTGTTACTATCTCAGGTTCTAAAGGTTTTGTACATGATCCAGAAGGCATCAACACTGAAGAAAAAATTGAGTACTTATTAAAAATTCGTGCTGGTGAAAAAACTATGCAAGATTATGCTAAAGACTTTGGCGCAACTTGGCACCCAGGTGAGAAGCCTTGGGGTGTGAAAGCTGATATAGCAATTCCTGGTGCTACTCAAAACGAGATACATGAAGAAGAAGCTAAGCAGTTAATAGACAACGGTGTTAAATATGTTGTTGAAGCATCTAACATGCCTGTAACTAATGAAGCTATCGCTTTATTACAAAGTAAAAAAATTAACCTTGCTCCAGGTAAGGCTTCTAACGCTGGTGGTGTAGCTTGTTCTGGTCTTGAAATGGCTCAAAACTCTACTAGACTTGCATGGACAGCTGAAGAAGTTGAATCTAGACTACGTGAAATCATGGCAAACATCTTCCAAGCATGTGTTAATGCAAGTAGCAAATATGGCTATGATTATAACCTAGTAGCTGGTGCTAACTTAGCAGGTTTCGAAAAAGTAGCTGAAGCTATGATTCAACAAGGTAGATATTAA